In a genomic window of Erinaceus europaeus chromosome 12, mEriEur2.1, whole genome shotgun sequence:
- the WDR6 gene encoding tRNA (34-2'-O)-methyltransferase regulator WDR6 translates to MDANEDYIWPRATSELMLLPVTGLECVGDRLLAGEGADVLVYSLDFAGHLQMMKRVQNLLGHYLIHGFRVRPEPKGDTDSEAMVGVFGSKGLRVVKVSWGQGRFRELWRSDLWNMTDWIWDAHWLEGNMALALGHNSVVLYDPVGGSSLQEVCCTDRSTLSSACLIGDTWKELTVVAGAISNQLLVWYPASASADKPVDPDRRVSGHMGVIFSMSYLPSKGLLATASEDRSVRIWKVGDLRVPGGRVQNIGHCFGHSARVWQVKLLENYLVSAGEDCVCLVWSHVGEILQAFRGHQGRGIRAIAAHEKQSWVITGGDDSGIRLWHLMGRGYPGSGVSALCFKSRSRPGALKAVTLAGSWRLLAVTDTGTLYLYDLEVKCWEQLLEDKRFRSYCLLEAAPGPEGFGLCAMANGEGHVKVVPINTPTAAIDLSLFHGKVHSLSWALRGYEELLLLASGPAGVVACLEISAAPSGKAIFVKERCRYLLPPSKQRWLTCSTFLPPGDFLVCGDRRGSVLLFPSRPDLLKDLDIGFGIGTLIESSGSGGDEETSLQCGPVSTLPSLHGKQGVTSVTCHSGYIYTTGRDGSYYQLFERDGQLHPVLRQKTCRGLNWVAGLRMMADGSVVILGFHANEFVVWSPRSHEKLHIVSCGGGHRSWAFSDTEAAMAFAYLKDGDVMLYRALGGLTRPHVILRESLHGREITCVKRVGSITLGPEYGVSGFLEPELQEPGNEGPGLIDIVVTCSEDTTICVLAFPTATGSAHALTAVSNHISSVRALAVWGVSTPEPQPGLTARVVSAGGRAEMHCFSITVTPDPCTPSRLSCHVMHLSSHRLDEYWDLQRNRHRMVKVDPETRYMSLAVCELDRPGHGPLVAAACSDGAVRLFVLQDSGRRLQLLAETFHHKRCVLKVHSFTHEAPNQRRRLFLCSAATDGSLAFWDLTNVLDHGSTALEPPADTGLPYRLGTPCLTLQAHGCGVNSLHTLPTQEGHLVASGSEDGSLHVFVLAMEVPELEEAVGGAELVPQLHVLEEYSVPCAHAAHVMGVKILSPSLMVSASIDQRLTFWRLGQGKPTFMNSTVYHVPDVADMDCWPVSPEFGHRCVLGGQGLEVYNWYD, encoded by the exons ATGGATGCCAACGAGGACTACATCTGGCCGCGGGCCACCTCGGAGCTCATGCTCCTCCCGGTTACGGGCCTGGAGTGCGTGGGGGACCGGCTGCTGGCGG GTGAGGGGGCTGATGTCCTGGTGTACAGCTTGGATTTCGCTGGGCATCTTCAGATGATGAAGAGAGTGCAGAACCTGCTCGGCCACTACCTTATCCACGGATTCCGGGTCCGGCCAGAACCCAAAGGAGATACTGACTCGGAAGCTATGGTGGGCGTGTTTGGGAGCAAGGGGCTCCGAGTTGTGAAAGTCAGTTGGGGACAGGGCCGCTTCCGGGAGCTCTGGCGCTCTGACCTGTGGAACATGACTGACTGGATCTGGGACGCACACTGGCTTGAGGGAAACATGGCCTTGGCCCTGGGCCACAATTCAGTGGTCCTCTATGACCCGGTGGGAGGGTCCAGCCTCCAGGAAGTGTGCTGCACAGACCGGAGCACGCTCTCCTCAGCCTGTCTGATTGGAGACACCTGGAAGGAACTGACCGTGGTAGCAGGTGCCATTTCCAACCAGCTCCTAGTCTGGTATCCAGCAAGTGCTTCAGCAGACAAGCCTGTGGACCCTGACCGAAGAGTTAGCGGCCACATGGGTGTCATCTTCAGCATGTCGTACCTGCCGAGCAAGGGTTTGCTGGCCACGGCCTCAGAAGACCGAAGTGTTCGCATCTGGAAGGTGGGTGACCTCCGAGTGCCTGGGGGTCGGGTGCAGAATATCGGACACTGCTTTGGGCACAGTGCCCGTGTGTGGCAGGTCAAGCTATTAGAGAATTACCTTGTCAGCGCGGGAGAGGATTGTGTCTGCTTAGTATGGAGCCATGTAGGGGAGATCCTCCAGGCCTTTCGGGGCCACCAGGGTCGCGGCATCCGGGCCATAGCAGCCCACGAGAAGCAGTCCTGGGTGATCACTGGAGGTGATGACTCCGGCATCCGACTGTGGCACCTGATGGGGCGTGGGTACCCAGGCTCTGGAGTCTCAGCCCTCTGCTTCAAGTCCCGTAGCAGGCCGGGGGCCCTCAAGGCCGTGACATTGGCTGGCTCCTGGCGATTGCTGGCAGTGACTGATACAGGAACTCTGTACCTCTATGACCTTGAGGTTAAGtgctgggaacagctgctggagGACAAGCGCTTCCGCTCCTACTGCCTTCTGGAGGCAGCCCCTGGGCCTGAGGGCTTTGGACTGTGTGCCATGGCCAATGGGGAGGGGCATGTCAAAGTGGTCCCCATCAACACTCCCACTGCTGCCATTGACCTGAGCCTGTTCCACGGGAAGGTACACAGCCTGAGCTGGGCCCTTCGTGGCTATGAGGAGCTGCTGCTGCTGGCCTCGGGCCCCGCCGGCGTGGTGGCTTGTCTGGAGATCTCCGCCGCACCCTCGGGCAAGGCCATCTTTGTCAAGGAACGGTGCCGGTACCTGCTGCCTCCTAGCAAGCAGAGATGGCTCACGTGCAGTACCTTCCTCCCTCCTGGTGACTTCCTAGTCTGTGGGGACCGCCGGGGCTCGGTCCTGCTGTTTCCCTCCAGACCAGATCTGCTCAAGGATCTCGATATTGGATTCGGGATTGGAACACTTATCGAGAGTAGTGGCAGTGGTGGGGATGAGGAGACCTCGCTCCAGTGTGGCCCTGTGTCTACTCTCCCTTCTCTGCATGGGAAGCAGGGTGTGACCTCGGTCACCTGCCACAGTGGCTACATTTACACTACAGGGCGTGACGGGTCCTACTACCAGCTCTTTGAGCGAGATGGCCAGCTTCACCCTGTCCTCAGGCAGAAGACCTGCCGAGGCCTGAACTGGGTGGCTGGGCTTCGCATGATGGCTGATGGCAGCGTGGTCATCCTGGGCTTCCATGCCAATGAGTTTGTGGTGTGGAGCCCCCGGTCACACGAGAAGCTGCACATCGTCAGCTGTGGTGGAGGTCATCGCTCCTGGGCCTTCTCAGATACCGAGGCAGCCATGGCCTTTGCTTACCTCAAAGATGGGGACGTCATGTTGTACCGGGCCCTGGGGGGCCTCACACGCCCACATGTGATTCTCCGGGAGAGTCTGCATGGCCGGGAGATCACCTGTGTGAAGCGTGTGGGCTCCATCACCCTGGGGCCTGAATATGGGGTGTCCGGCTTTTTGGAGCCTGAGCTCCAAGAACCTGGCAATGAGGGACCCGGCCTGATCGACATTGTGGTCACGTGTAGTGAGGACACCACTATCTGTGTCCTGGCATTCCCCACAGCCACAGGGTCAGCGCACGCGCTGACTGCCGTTAGCAACCATATCTCCTCTGTGCGCGCGCTGGCCGTGTGGGGTGTCAGCACTCCAGAGCCTCAGCCGGGCCTTACCGCTCGCGTGGTCTCTGCGGGGGGCCGGGCGGAGATGCACTGCTTCAGCATCACCGTCACCCCAGATCCCTGCACTCCAAGCCGGCTCAGTTGCCACGTCATGCACCTCTCATCCCATCGGCTAGATGAGTACTGGGACCTGCAGCGCAATCGGCACCGGATGGTCAAGGTGGATCCGGAGACCAG GTACATGTCCTTGGCTGTATGTGAGCTTGACCGGCCTGGCCATGGCCCTCTTGTGGCTGCAGCCTGTAGTGACGGGGCAGTGAG GCTCTTTGTTTTGCAGGACTCTGGGCGGCGGCTACAACTCCTGGCTGAAACTTTCCACCACAAGCGATGTGTCCTTAAGGTTCACTCCTTCACACATGAGGCGCCCAACCAGCGGCG GAGGCTGTTTCTGTGCAGTGCAGCCACTGATGGTAGCTTGGCCTTCtgggacctcaccaatgtgctggATCATGGCTCCACTGCCCTGGAACCTCCAGCGGATACTGGGCTGCCCTACC ggctgggcaccccctgcctgACCCTCCAGGCTCATGGCTGTGGTGTTAACAGCCTGCACACCCTGCCCACGCAAGAGGGTCATCTCGTGGCCAGTGGCAGTGAAGACGGCTCCCTCCATGTCTTTGTGCTTGCTATGGAGGTGCCAGAGCTGGAGGAAGCTGTGGGAGGTGCTGAGCTGGTGCCCCAGCTGCACGTGCTGGAAGAATATTCTGTCCCCTGTGCGCACGCCGCCCATGTGATGGGCGTCAAGATTTTAAGCCCCAGTCTCATGGTCTCAGCGTCCATCGACCAACGGCTGACCTTCTGGCGTCTGGGGCAGGGTAAGCCCACCTTCATGAACAGTACCGTGTACCACGTGCCAGATGTGGCCGACATGGACTGCTGGCCTGTGAGCCCCGAGTTTGGCCACCGGTGTGTtctggggggccagggacttgaggtTTACAACTGGTATGACTGA
- the P4HTM gene encoding transmembrane prolyl 4-hydroxylase isoform X2 produces the protein MKGLQRSQILPTEEYEEAMGTMQVSQLDLFQLLDQNRDGRLQLREVLAQTRLGNGRWMTPENIQEMYSAIKADPDGDGVLSLQEFSDMDLRDFHKYMRSHKAESSELVRNSHHTWLYQGEGAHHVMRAIRQRVLRLTRLSPEIVELSEPLQVVRYGEGGHYHAHVDSGPVYPETICSHTKLVANESVPFETSCRYVTVLFYLNNVTAGGETVFPVADNRTYDEMSLIRDDVDLRDTRRHCDKGNLRVKPRQGSAVLWYNYLPDGQGWVGDVDDYSLHGGCLVTRGTKWVANNWINVDPSRARQARYQQEMARLAREGGADAQPDWAPDRAYRDARAEL, from the exons ATGAAGGGGTTGCAGCGCAGCCAGATCCTGCCCACGGAGGAGTACGAGGAAGCAATGGGCACCATGCAGGTCAGCCAGCTGGATCTCTTCCAGCTGCTGGACCAGAACCGTGACGGTCGTCTGCAACTCCGTGAG GTCCTGGCCCAGACTCGCCTGGGAAATGGACGGTGGATGACTCCAGAGAACATCCAGGAGATGTACTCTGCAATCAAGGCTGACCCCGATGGCGACG GAGTGCTGAGCCTGCAGGAGTTCTCTGACATGGACCTTCGGGACTTCCATAAGTACATGAGAAGCCACAAGGCAGAGTCCAGCGAGCTGGTGCGTAACAGCCACCACACGTGGCTCTACCAGGGTGAAGGTGCCCACCACGTCATGCGTGCCATCCGGCAGAG GGTGCTGCGCCTGACCCGCCTGTCACCCGAGATCGTGGAGCTCAGCGAGCCGCTGCAAGTCGTGCGTTACGGCGAGGGGGGCCACTACCACGCACATGTGGACAGCGGGCCCGTGTATCCGGAGACCATCTGCTCCCATACCAAGCTGGTAGCCAACGAGTCTGTGCCCTTCGAGACCTCCTGCCG CTACGTGACGGTGCTGTTCTACCTCAACAACGTCACCGCGGGCGGCGAGACCGTCTTCCCTGTGGCCGACAACAGGACCTACGACGAGATG AGCCTCATCCGGGACGACGTCGACCTCCGCGACACCCGGCGGCACTGCGACAAGGGCAACCTGCGCGTCAAGCCCCGGCAGGGCAGCGCCGTCCTCTGGTACAACTACCTGCCCGACGGGCAAG GCTGGGTGGGCGACGTCGACGACTACTCCCTGCACGGAGGGTGCCTGGTCACGCGCGGCACCAAGTGGGTCGCCAACAACTGGATCAACGTGGACCCGAGCCGGGCGCGCCAGGCCCGGTACCAGCAGGAGATGGCGCGCCTGGCCCGCGAGGGGGGCGCCGACGCGCAGCCTGACTGGGCCCCGGACCGGGCCTACCGCGACGCGCGCGCCGAGCTCTGA